From Nonlabens sp. Ci31, the proteins below share one genomic window:
- a CDS encoding GNAT family N-acetyltransferase: MIYLRPDLSLQPITTLDQERLLELMMKIYRPVYQHLWFDDGSSYLASQFNLQQLQSDLSSPTVFYYFVHLKEEPIGILRFLKDCPTSAINESNTTKLHRIYLDPSIHGKGIGKALMRWMFDFLKEQNQESIWLECMDTQLAAYHFYQQLGFKTIEPFTLDSPTMRSEMRGMLRMKLNLNNA; encoded by the coding sequence ATGATTTACCTACGTCCAGATTTATCGCTCCAGCCTATTACAACATTAGATCAAGAGAGACTATTGGAACTCATGATGAAAATTTACAGACCGGTGTACCAGCATCTCTGGTTTGATGATGGTAGTAGTTATCTGGCATCGCAATTTAATTTACAACAATTACAAAGTGACTTGTCCTCCCCTACTGTTTTCTATTACTTTGTACACTTGAAAGAGGAGCCTATTGGAATCCTTAGGTTTTTAAAGGATTGTCCAACAAGCGCCATTAATGAATCCAACACGACCAAATTGCACCGTATTTATCTCGATCCATCCATACACGGCAAAGGCATTGGAAAAGCGCTTATGAGGTGGATGTTCGATTTTCTAAAGGAACAAAATCAAGAGTCCATCTGGTTAGAGTGTATGGACACACAACTGGCGGCGTACCACTTTTACCAGCAATTAGGTTTTAAAACTATAGAGCCATTCACGCTGGATTCCCCGACGATGCGCTCTGAAATGCGCGGTATGTTACGTATGAAGTTGAATCTAAATAATGCTTGA
- a CDS encoding WG repeat-containing protein, whose amino-acid sequence MKTYISLWIMCTGLCAGSQNLTSSDQIKLDQILANKSTLDEKSDLEGWILFETQNGESVFFNKKGVLQLNLGKRFDWVDGFYGSELAKVSKNNRLGFINKKGEVVIPFDFENVKVFSNGLAAVMMLGKHGFIDTTGKLVIPFLYEDAGYFGNGLAPVKKNGNFGFMDRKGTLTIPHKYDDAKSFYNGRAAVKLDTYNSTTAEEVGKWGFIDTTGKLIIPYNYAVVGNFTSNFTVKVTLPDGSSSGDVHFIDVHGNRL is encoded by the coding sequence ATGAAAACCTATATCTCCCTATGGATCATGTGTACTGGCCTATGCGCAGGCTCACAAAATTTAACTTCTAGTGACCAAATAAAATTAGATCAAATACTTGCAAACAAGAGCACGTTGGATGAAAAGTCTGATCTAGAAGGATGGATTCTTTTTGAAACCCAAAACGGAGAATCTGTGTTTTTTAACAAAAAAGGAGTGCTGCAGCTAAATCTAGGAAAAAGATTTGATTGGGTAGATGGCTTTTATGGTTCAGAGCTTGCAAAGGTTTCTAAGAATAACAGACTGGGCTTTATAAATAAAAAAGGAGAAGTCGTCATACCCTTTGACTTTGAAAACGTCAAAGTTTTCAGCAATGGACTTGCCGCTGTAATGATGTTGGGTAAGCACGGATTTATAGATACTACCGGTAAGTTGGTGATTCCTTTCCTATATGAAGATGCTGGTTATTTTGGTAACGGTCTTGCCCCAGTTAAGAAAAACGGAAATTTTGGTTTTATGGATAGAAAAGGAACCCTTACAATTCCTCATAAATACGATGATGCTAAATCCTTCTATAACGGTAGGGCAGCTGTAAAACTTGATACCTACAATAGTACTACTGCAGAAGAAGTAGGTAAATGGGGATTTATAGATACTACGGGTAAATTAATTATCCCTTATAACTACGCTGTTGTAGGTAATTTCACATCTAATTTTACCGTAAAAGTGACACTTCCTGATGGGAGTTCCTCTGGCGATGTGCATTTTATTGATGTCCATGGAAACAGGTTATAA
- a CDS encoding WD40/YVTN/BNR-like repeat-containing protein yields MKDLLYFTLLLTSTACKTNSKATEKEAFKTDVTIEIDQIMTDSISIRALDYLHTDYWYSGSDGQYGRINAATGEVKKFQLTSKEARKMEYRSIAVTEQYTYLLSAGNPALIYKITHATNEVKLVYTELGDQVFYDSMKFWNDQEGIAFGDPIEDCLSIIKTIDGGQTWTKSKCTRLPKFIIGEAAFAASNSNISIYTDNVWLVTGGAAARVLHSKDRGSTWESYDTPIIAGGEMTGIYAIDFIDDQRGILIGGDWNNKEDNAANKAITDDGGKTWKLMDAGSGPGYCSDIVFIPETEGKEILAVGPQGIWWSGTQGNSWKKLSDKGFYTVKMINNKEGFLAGRSKVSKFILNKLE; encoded by the coding sequence ATGAAAGACCTGCTATATTTTACCTTGTTGCTGACGAGCACCGCTTGTAAAACCAACTCAAAAGCTACTGAAAAAGAAGCGTTTAAAACTGATGTCACTATAGAGATCGACCAAATCATGACAGACTCTATAAGCATACGTGCGCTAGATTACCTGCATACCGATTACTGGTATTCTGGTAGTGACGGACAGTATGGAAGAATAAATGCTGCGACAGGTGAGGTCAAGAAGTTCCAACTGACTTCCAAGGAAGCTAGAAAAATGGAATACAGATCTATAGCAGTTACAGAGCAGTACACTTACCTATTAAGTGCCGGTAATCCTGCATTGATCTATAAAATAACACATGCAACCAATGAAGTCAAGTTGGTTTATACCGAGCTTGGAGATCAAGTGTTTTATGATAGTATGAAGTTTTGGAACGATCAGGAAGGAATTGCCTTTGGTGATCCTATAGAAGATTGTTTATCTATAATCAAAACTATTGACGGAGGCCAGACTTGGACAAAATCTAAATGTACCCGCCTCCCAAAATTTATAATAGGCGAAGCAGCCTTTGCAGCTAGCAATTCAAACATCAGTATCTATACAGATAATGTATGGCTGGTTACAGGAGGAGCAGCTGCTAGAGTGTTACATAGTAAAGATAGAGGCTCCACTTGGGAATCTTATGACACACCGATTATCGCTGGTGGCGAGATGACAGGTATTTATGCCATTGATTTTATAGATGACCAACGCGGTATTCTCATAGGTGGTGATTGGAACAATAAGGAAGATAACGCAGCTAACAAAGCGATAACTGATGATGGCGGTAAAACCTGGAAGCTTATGGATGCTGGCAGTGGACCAGGTTATTGTAGCGATATTGTATTTATTCCTGAAACAGAAGGAAAGGAAATTCTCGCAGTAGGACCTCAAGGAATATGGTGGAGCGGTACACAAGGTAATTCTTGGAAAAAGTTAAGTGATAAAGGCTTTTATACCGTTAAAATGATCAATAATAAAGAAGGTTTCCTTGCAGGACGCTCTAAGGTAAGTAAATTCATACTTAACAAATTGGAGTAA
- a CDS encoding RsmB/NOP family class I SAM-dependent RNA methyltransferase: MRFHHNLVQGTVDALHNIFNDGKYADQAIQKILKRDTRWGSRDRGFIAEMTYDIVRYKRLYASIAKASEPFNKEDLWRLTSVWIVLKGHDLPAWEEYFNTPVRRIRGGLDEVRTNRKMRESIPDWMDEMGIAELGNIWDQEITALNQQASVVLRANRLKTDVKSLKEKLVAEEILTTTDERFPDALILNERANVFRTQLFTDGLFEVQDAGSQLIAAYLDPKPGERIMDACAGAGGKALHLAAMMENKGQIIATDIYQSKLNELKRRTRRAGAHNVETRLLESTKTIKKLDGKIDGLLIDAPCSGLGVLRRNPDAKWKLQPEFIEKIKDTQQEILQSYSRVVKSGGRMVYATCSIFPSENEIQVEKFLRSEAGADFELEDSQTLYAHRDGFDGFFMARMKKK; encoded by the coding sequence ATGAGATTTCACCATAATTTAGTGCAGGGAACTGTAGATGCTTTGCATAACATTTTCAACGACGGTAAATATGCCGATCAAGCGATACAAAAGATTCTAAAGCGTGATACACGTTGGGGTTCTAGAGATAGAGGTTTTATCGCTGAGATGACCTACGACATCGTAAGATACAAGAGATTATACGCTTCTATTGCCAAGGCTAGTGAGCCTTTTAACAAAGAAGATTTATGGCGACTTACTAGTGTATGGATCGTTTTAAAAGGACATGACCTTCCTGCATGGGAAGAATATTTTAATACTCCGGTAAGACGTATAAGAGGCGGACTGGACGAGGTACGAACAAATCGCAAGATGCGGGAATCCATTCCAGACTGGATGGATGAAATGGGAATTGCAGAGCTAGGAAACATTTGGGATCAAGAAATTACGGCTTTGAATCAACAAGCATCGGTAGTTTTAAGAGCTAATAGATTGAAGACTGATGTCAAGTCTTTAAAGGAAAAACTAGTTGCTGAAGAAATACTGACGACTACTGACGAGCGTTTTCCAGACGCACTAATTCTCAATGAACGTGCAAACGTTTTCCGTACACAATTATTTACTGACGGATTATTTGAAGTACAAGATGCAGGATCACAACTTATTGCTGCTTATTTAGACCCTAAGCCAGGAGAGCGCATTATGGATGCTTGTGCTGGCGCTGGTGGAAAAGCATTGCATCTAGCTGCAATGATGGAAAATAAAGGACAAATTATCGCTACAGATATTTATCAAAGTAAACTCAACGAACTAAAAAGACGTACCCGTCGTGCAGGAGCTCATAACGTGGAGACCCGATTATTAGAATCTACTAAAACCATCAAGAAACTAGATGGTAAAATAGACGGATTGCTTATCGATGCACCATGCAGTGGTTTAGGAGTTTTAAGACGTAATCCTGATGCCAAATGGAAATTACAACCAGAGTTTATTGAAAAAATAAAAGACACCCAACAAGAAATTTTACAATCCTATAGTCGCGTGGTAAAATCTGGTGGTAGAATGGTCTATGCCACATGTTCTATTTTTCCTTCAGAAAATGAGATACAAGTAGAGAAATTCTTGAGGTCAGAAGCTGGAGCAGATTTTGAACTAGAAGATTCACAAACACTATATGCTCATAGGGATGGTTTTGACGGTTTCTTTATGGCGAGGATGAAAAAGAAATAA